A single region of the Hoeflea prorocentri genome encodes:
- a CDS encoding zinc-binding dehydrogenase gives MKVDRKNRVLLMAAPQPDAVELVRKPLPVLGEGEALVRVEKAGICGTDLHIVGWNEWASKVYKPPFALGHELCGEICDIQGDADFRIGDRVSCETHLACGTCSQCVAGRGHTCIRLKTFSRIGAGAFCDYTAVPFPLLRKVPREVSDSVGACMEPLGISVRAATLAHNVAGSVLVSGCGPIGLFAVAALKALGAELIIASDLSKSRRKLALKAGARIAIDPREENPIETVQKETNGEGVGATIETSGASNAITAALQATAVGGTAVMAGLPAGAVSVDIAGQIVLREITLKGIYGRLLAETWDRTTSLLEAGLDISPLITDTYDLEDFEYAIQMARSGQSGKVVFDVRR, from the coding sequence ATGAAAGTCGATAGAAAAAATCGTGTGCTGCTCATGGCCGCCCCCCAGCCGGATGCTGTCGAGTTAGTCCGCAAGCCACTTCCTGTTCTTGGTGAAGGCGAAGCCTTGGTCCGGGTTGAGAAGGCTGGGATTTGCGGAACGGACTTACATATCGTCGGATGGAATGAATGGGCGTCCAAGGTGTACAAGCCACCATTCGCGCTTGGACATGAGCTATGCGGTGAGATATGCGATATTCAGGGAGACGCGGACTTTCGTATCGGTGACCGCGTAAGCTGCGAAACGCACCTGGCATGCGGCACTTGCAGTCAGTGCGTCGCCGGACGCGGGCATACCTGTATTCGCCTGAAGACCTTCAGCAGAATCGGGGCCGGCGCATTTTGCGATTACACCGCTGTGCCATTTCCACTCCTGCGCAAAGTTCCGCGTGAAGTTTCAGATAGTGTTGGAGCCTGTATGGAGCCGCTTGGAATTTCGGTTCGTGCTGCGACCCTGGCCCATAATGTTGCCGGTTCTGTATTGGTCTCAGGTTGCGGGCCGATAGGCCTCTTCGCAGTTGCTGCCCTAAAGGCCCTTGGTGCGGAACTGATTATTGCTTCAGATCTCTCGAAGTCGAGACGAAAATTGGCATTGAAGGCTGGCGCTCGGATAGCAATTGATCCCCGGGAGGAAAACCCGATCGAAACCGTTCAAAAAGAGACGAATGGCGAAGGTGTTGGGGCGACAATTGAAACGTCCGGTGCTTCAAATGCCATCACCGCGGCACTTCAAGCGACGGCTGTAGGCGGGACCGCTGTTATGGCCGGATTGCCGGCGGGCGCCGTTTCCGTTGATATCGCCGGGCAAATTGTGCTGCGGGAAATAACCCTCAAGGGAATATATGGCCGCCTGCTGGCGGAGACGTGGGACAGAACCACATCGCTCCTGGAGGCTGGTCTGGACATCTCACCTTTGATTACAGACACCTACGACTTGGAAGACTTCGAGTACGCGATCCAGATGGCCCGGTCGGGGCAATCCGGCAAAGTGGTGTTTGATGTCCGGAGATAG
- a CDS encoding GDSL-type esterase/lipase family protein codes for MQPAFFSNQLKITGRPILCFGDSNTWGYEPGSARQIKKADRWPTQLGRLIGKAVVQDGVCGRTATVEDTVGGRPTAEPALTRVLEAQGPFDTVFLMLGTNDLKAHLDQSADEIVSAMLIHASKAK; via the coding sequence ATGCAGCCAGCTTTCTTCTCAAATCAGTTGAAAATTACCGGACGACCGATACTTTGCTTCGGCGATTCCAACACCTGGGGCTACGAGCCGGGCTCAGCTCGGCAAATCAAGAAAGCCGACCGATGGCCCACGCAGCTCGGTCGGCTCATTGGTAAAGCCGTTGTTCAGGACGGTGTTTGCGGACGGACGGCGACCGTCGAAGACACGGTTGGCGGGCGGCCCACAGCCGAGCCAGCCCTTACGCGCGTGCTTGAAGCACAGGGTCCATTCGACACAGTGTTCCTTATGCTCGGGACCAATGACCTCAAGGCGCATCTCGACCAATCAGCAGATGAGATCGTGAGCGCCATGTTGATTCATGCATCAAAAGCTAAATAA